A section of the Luteolibacter rhizosphaerae genome encodes:
- a CDS encoding MFS transporter — MNQEAACNALPGTLANNHARTRFSASLLFLVDGIGFGTWAALIPSIKQRFALGESGLSIVLLAIVAGALLSMSLVGRALAKRGSKAMLSGLAPGYGIALALLVLAPGFGWLLAAGVLFGAFKGALDVSVNAQAITIENAMARPIMSTFQGLWSLGGLIAALLVGLALRQGMSGVVIGLGIAAALVVVALASVGSLATGDASTVERKRGFALPNRRLLKIGALAFLALFSEGVMLDWSAVYARSVSGAAEWLAPLAFGVFSLSMATGRFMGDWIAARYGGPSVMRFSGVLAFIGMLLMILVKVWPVTFLGLGFMGIGVANLVPVLLGAAGRAHEQSVAQGVATASVIGYFGFLAGPPAIGGLSHWIGLPGAFSVVLLFALLLAIPGPKILRSAS, encoded by the coding sequence GTGAATCAGGAAGCCGCTTGCAACGCACTCCCGGGCACGCTCGCGAACAATCACGCCCGCACCCGCTTCTCCGCTTCGCTCCTCTTCCTTGTCGATGGCATCGGCTTCGGTACTTGGGCGGCTCTCATCCCCTCGATCAAGCAGCGCTTCGCGCTCGGCGAGTCCGGTCTCAGCATCGTGCTGCTTGCCATTGTCGCAGGCGCGTTGCTCTCGATGTCTTTGGTTGGCCGCGCGCTCGCCAAGCGCGGAAGCAAGGCCATGCTGAGCGGGCTGGCTCCGGGCTACGGCATTGCTCTCGCCCTGCTCGTCCTTGCACCCGGCTTTGGCTGGCTGCTTGCCGCCGGGGTTCTCTTCGGCGCTTTCAAGGGGGCTCTGGATGTCTCGGTGAATGCGCAGGCGATCACGATCGAGAACGCGATGGCGCGCCCGATCATGTCCACCTTCCAAGGGCTCTGGAGTCTCGGCGGTTTGATTGCCGCGCTGCTTGTCGGCCTCGCTCTCCGGCAGGGCATGTCCGGCGTGGTGATCGGATTGGGCATCGCGGCCGCCTTGGTTGTCGTGGCGCTGGCCAGCGTCGGAAGCTTGGCGACGGGGGATGCCTCCACGGTCGAGCGCAAGCGTGGCTTCGCGCTGCCCAATCGCCGTCTCCTGAAGATCGGCGCGCTCGCCTTTCTCGCGCTCTTCTCGGAAGGCGTGATGCTGGATTGGAGCGCGGTCTACGCCCGCAGCGTCTCCGGCGCGGCGGAGTGGCTGGCACCGCTTGCCTTCGGCGTGTTCTCGCTCTCGATGGCTACCGGGCGCTTCATGGGCGATTGGATCGCGGCACGCTATGGCGGTCCTTCGGTGATGCGTTTCAGCGGGGTGCTTGCTTTCATCGGCATGCTTCTGATGATCCTCGTGAAAGTCTGGCCGGTGACCTTCCTGGGTTTGGGCTTCATGGGCATTGGCGTGGCGAATCTCGTTCCCGTCTTGCTCGGGGCCGCGGGTCGCGCTCATGAGCAGAGCGTGGCGCAGGGTGTCGCCACGGCCTCGGTCATCGGCTACTTCGGCTTCCTCGCCGGACCGCCGGCCATCGGTGGCCTCAGCCACTGGATCGGCCTGCCCGGGGCCTTCTCGGTAGTGCTGCTCTTCGCACTTTTGCTGGCTATTCCGGGCCCGAAGATCCTCCGATCCGCCTCCTGA
- a CDS encoding LysR family transcriptional regulator: protein MELYQLRTFLAVAEEQNLTRAAEKLFTSQPAVSAQIKSLEDEVGVRLFDRGAKGMKLTRAGEVLREQARRIVDAARDFKHSADNLRGAVSGELVFGVNNRPEVLRLVEILRSITSEHPELSFELVNGSSGVVLQGIEDGSISISFFEGECSSSKVAFYELDRIELCIAAPVAWAEELALPDWKLLETKPWIFVSQACSYSRYIQRISEEQGLQLNRRFQVNEDLTVLNMVAEGLALTVTAVNQIEANGFQDRVVALPHFRASVPLCIGYLAANESDPSIAAVLNHVLRVWNHPAAQAPAQPDVIPFRASGKSRKRS from the coding sequence ATGGAACTCTACCAACTCCGCACCTTTCTCGCCGTCGCTGAAGAGCAGAACCTGACGCGCGCCGCGGAGAAGCTTTTCACCAGCCAGCCCGCCGTCAGCGCGCAGATCAAGTCGTTGGAGGATGAAGTGGGCGTGCGCCTTTTCGATCGCGGTGCGAAGGGTATGAAGCTGACCCGCGCCGGCGAGGTGCTGCGCGAGCAGGCCCGGCGGATTGTCGATGCCGCCCGCGATTTCAAGCACAGCGCGGACAATCTCCGCGGCGCCGTTTCCGGCGAACTCGTCTTCGGCGTGAACAACCGGCCGGAGGTGCTGCGCCTGGTGGAGATCCTGCGCTCGATCACGTCCGAGCATCCCGAACTTTCCTTCGAACTGGTGAACGGCAGCAGCGGCGTCGTGCTGCAGGGAATCGAGGATGGCTCGATTTCGATCAGTTTTTTCGAGGGCGAGTGCAGCTCGTCCAAGGTTGCATTCTATGAACTCGATCGCATCGAGCTGTGCATCGCGGCTCCGGTGGCTTGGGCGGAGGAGCTGGCGCTTCCCGATTGGAAGCTGCTTGAGACGAAACCCTGGATCTTCGTTTCGCAGGCTTGTTCGTACTCGCGTTACATCCAGCGCATCAGCGAGGAGCAGGGCCTTCAGCTCAATCGCCGCTTCCAGGTGAACGAGGATCTCACCGTCCTGAATATGGTCGCAGAGGGCCTCGCCCTCACCGTCACCGCCGTGAATCAGATCGAAGCGAACGGCTTCCAGGATCGCGTCGTCGCCCTGCCTCACTTCCGCGCCTCGGTGCCTCTGTGCATCGGCTACCTCGCGGCGAATGAATCCGATCCATCCATCGCCGCGGTGCTGAACCACGTCCTCCGGGTCTGGAATCATCCCGCGGCCCAAGCTCCCGCCCAGCCGGATGTCATTCCATTCCGGGCCTCGGGCAAATCCCGCAAACGCTCATGA
- a CDS encoding DUF2917 domain-containing protein, with protein MNPFVQVPAAFRRGKAPSMRLAYGQVFSRLLDASETLRFRVISGHLWITMEGRREDYHLSSGEILSMDGPGRLVAEGIEDGAVVEIA; from the coding sequence ATGAATCCCTTTGTCCAAGTGCCCGCGGCTTTTCGCCGTGGCAAGGCACCGTCGATGCGGCTCGCGTACGGCCAGGTGTTCTCCCGTTTGCTCGATGCCTCGGAGACCCTCCGCTTCCGCGTGATCTCCGGGCATCTCTGGATCACCATGGAAGGCCGGCGCGAGGACTATCACCTCAGTTCCGGGGAAATCCTTTCCATGGACGGACCGGGACGCTTGGTTGCCGAGGGCATCGAGGATGGTGCCGTGGTGGAGATCGCCTAA
- a CDS encoding GNAT family N-acetyltransferase, with the protein MSITIRETVPADWTDCADFFMEAFNAPPWNEAWTANSALQRIADCARTPHFLGLIAEDGAEIVGMAFGYSQRYQEEMHYFLLEFCVANTRQREGIGSSLLTDLHRRLQAAGVARIYTLTARDTAAQSFYEKEGFYLSPKMVMMARRY; encoded by the coding sequence ATGAGCATCACCATTCGCGAGACGGTCCCCGCCGATTGGACGGACTGCGCCGACTTCTTCATGGAGGCCTTCAATGCGCCACCATGGAACGAGGCATGGACCGCCAACAGCGCCCTGCAGCGAATCGCCGATTGCGCGCGGACGCCCCACTTTCTCGGACTGATCGCGGAGGATGGAGCGGAGATCGTGGGCATGGCCTTCGGCTACTCGCAGCGCTATCAGGAGGAGATGCATTACTTCCTGCTGGAGTTCTGCGTCGCGAACACGCGTCAGCGCGAGGGTATCGGCAGCAGCTTGCTCACGGACCTCCACCGGCGTTTGCAGGCGGCGGGCGTGGCACGGATCTACACGCTTACCGCGCGCGACACGGCGGCGCAGAGCTTCTACGAGAAGGAAGGCTTTTACCTGAGCCCGAAGATGGTGATGATGGCGAGACGCTATTAG
- a CDS encoding GNAT family N-acetyltransferase — MPATPVIRAYREDDAIAPITAMLHAAYAKLAEMGLRYTATHQDDEVTLMRLKRGFPFVAEVEGEIVATVTLYGSDPESSCGWYRRPGVFSFGQFGVRPDWQGRGLGGRLLRLMEDEARSRDAEELALDTAEGAHHLRDWYGRCGFREVERVDWSSTNYISVILSKHLNPSPAP, encoded by the coding sequence ATGCCCGCCACTCCCGTGATCCGTGCCTATCGGGAGGACGATGCGATTGCTCCGATCACCGCGATGCTGCATGCGGCCTATGCCAAGCTGGCGGAGATGGGGCTACGCTACACGGCGACCCATCAAGACGACGAAGTCACCTTGATGCGCTTGAAGCGCGGCTTCCCATTCGTGGCAGAAGTGGAGGGCGAGATCGTGGCCACGGTGACACTTTATGGCAGCGATCCGGAATCGTCCTGCGGATGGTATCGCAGGCCCGGGGTGTTCTCTTTCGGGCAATTCGGGGTTAGACCGGACTGGCAGGGTCGCGGCTTGGGTGGACGGCTTCTGAGGCTGATGGAGGACGAGGCGCGCTCGCGAGATGCCGAAGAGCTTGCGCTCGACACGGCAGAAGGGGCGCATCATTTGCGCGACTGGTATGGACGCTGCGGCTTCCGCGAGGTAGAGCGGGTGGACTGGAGTTCGACCAACTACATCAGCGTGATCCTGTCGAAGCACTTGAACCCCTCGCCCGCCCCATGA
- a CDS encoding cation:proton antiporter, whose translation MHDLILTFTGGLGAAVLLGFISHRMGLSPIVGYLLAGIVVSPHTPGFVADRHLAEQMAHIGVILLMFGVGLHFHFKELLAVKRIAVPGAVVQSAVATILSMLIMRAFGWSWTEGAVFGMAIAVASTVVLTRILVDNNHLHTPTGHIAIGWLVVEDIFTVFVLVLLPAIFGGDANAGGGGIAMALVWTTLKIGALIAFTFIVGGWAIPRLLTLVARTGSRELFTLTILVLALGIAVGSAKFFGVSMELGAFLAGMVVGRSEFSNRAAIDALPMKDAFAVLFFVSVGMLFDLKSFLDNPWLAAATLAIVVIGKPLAAIAITIALRYPLRTALSVGAVLSQIGEFSFIVATLGMQYGVVNEQAFNALVATAILSITLSPLLYKAVGPVERWVAARPALWKLLNRVEIKDNGDGEPESDGFTRRALVVGYGPVGRTLARLLKDNGFSPVIVEMNVDTVQGLKSSGERAFYGDASHPETLKSAGAAKADILILSASSVSMGREVIIEAKRLNPSIKVLVRTSYLREADELLDAGADEVFSGEGEVALSMTESVLRGFGATAEQLDRENERVRREFFPHHEPAVR comes from the coding sequence ATGCATGATTTGATCCTCACCTTCACGGGTGGCCTTGGTGCCGCGGTCCTTCTCGGCTTCATTTCCCATCGCATGGGCCTCTCGCCCATCGTCGGGTATTTGCTCGCGGGGATCGTGGTGAGTCCCCACACGCCCGGCTTCGTGGCGGACCGGCATCTCGCGGAGCAGATGGCTCATATCGGGGTGATCCTCTTGATGTTCGGCGTGGGCCTGCACTTCCATTTCAAGGAGCTGCTGGCAGTGAAACGGATCGCCGTTCCGGGTGCCGTGGTGCAGAGCGCCGTGGCCACCATCTTGAGCATGCTGATCATGCGCGCTTTCGGTTGGTCGTGGACAGAGGGAGCGGTCTTCGGGATGGCCATCGCGGTGGCCAGTACCGTGGTTCTCACCCGCATCCTGGTGGATAACAACCACCTCCACACCCCCACCGGGCACATCGCCATCGGCTGGCTGGTGGTGGAGGATATCTTCACGGTTTTCGTGCTCGTCCTGCTGCCCGCGATCTTCGGCGGAGACGCCAACGCCGGGGGCGGCGGGATCGCGATGGCCTTGGTGTGGACCACCCTCAAGATCGGCGCGCTGATTGCTTTCACTTTCATCGTCGGCGGCTGGGCCATTCCCCGCTTGCTCACCTTGGTTGCCCGCACCGGCTCGCGCGAACTCTTCACGCTCACCATCCTCGTCCTCGCGCTGGGGATTGCCGTGGGCTCGGCGAAGTTCTTCGGCGTTTCGATGGAACTCGGCGCCTTCCTCGCCGGAATGGTGGTCGGACGCTCCGAGTTCAGCAACCGGGCCGCCATCGATGCCCTGCCCATGAAGGATGCCTTCGCCGTGCTGTTCTTCGTTTCGGTCGGCATGCTCTTCGATCTCAAGAGCTTCTTGGACAATCCTTGGCTCGCCGCGGCCACCCTCGCCATCGTGGTCATCGGCAAGCCCTTGGCCGCCATCGCCATTACGATCGCGCTGCGCTATCCGCTCCGCACCGCCCTGTCCGTGGGGGCTGTCCTCTCCCAGATTGGCGAGTTCTCCTTCATCGTCGCTACCCTGGGCATGCAGTACGGGGTGGTGAACGAACAGGCCTTCAATGCCCTCGTCGCCACCGCGATCCTCTCGATCACGCTTTCCCCGCTGCTCTACAAGGCGGTGGGTCCCGTCGAACGCTGGGTGGCCGCCCGTCCGGCCCTCTGGAAACTGCTCAACCGCGTGGAGATCAAGGACAACGGGGACGGCGAACCGGAATCGGACGGCTTCACCCGCCGCGCGCTGGTAGTGGGTTATGGTCCGGTCGGCCGCACCTTGGCCAGGCTGCTGAAGGACAACGGCTTCTCTCCCGTGATCGTCGAGATGAACGTGGATACGGTGCAAGGCCTGAAGTCCTCGGGAGAACGCGCCTTCTACGGCGACGCCAGCCACCCCGAGACTCTCAAATCGGCCGGGGCCGCCAAGGCTGACATCCTGATCCTCAGTGCCTCCAGTGTCAGCATGGGCCGTGAGGTGATCATCGAGGCGAAACGCCTGAACCCTTCCATCAAGGTTCTGGTCCGCACTTCCTACCTTCGGGAGGCCGACGAGCTTCTCGATGCCGGGGCCGACGAGGTTTTCTCGGGCGAGGGTGAGGTGGCTTTGTCCATGACCGAGAGTGTCTTACGGGGATTCGGTGCGACTGCCGAGCAGCTCGACCGCGAGAACGAACGCGTCCGCCGGGAGTTCTTCCCGCACCACGAACCCGCCGTCCGCTGA
- a CDS encoding TerC family protein → MLAETTAAIPVSWWVAFNGFVIFMLALDLGVFNRKAHVVKLKEALGWTAVWIALAMVFNLWVGWKLGADDAKEFLAGYILEKSLSVDNVFVFAVIFSFFKVPREYQHKVLFWGIFGALALRAVMIAGGAALITNFAWIIYIFAALLVFTGFKMFFHDENSVDPGKSIAIRLLKKVMPITPGYEGSKFLVKKDGRWFATPLFAVLLCVEVTDVIFAVDSIPAIFAITTDTFIVYTSNVFAILGLRSLYFAIAGILPYFHFLKYGLGVILIFVGVKMSLAHSQWKIDTNISLGVIAGVLAISVIASIIHRKRHPLPENTLESGNE, encoded by the coding sequence ATGCTTGCTGAAACAACCGCTGCAATCCCCGTCTCTTGGTGGGTTGCCTTCAATGGCTTCGTCATCTTCATGCTCGCCCTCGATCTGGGCGTCTTCAATCGCAAGGCCCACGTGGTCAAATTGAAGGAGGCCCTTGGATGGACCGCGGTCTGGATCGCCTTGGCGATGGTCTTCAACCTCTGGGTCGGCTGGAAGCTCGGAGCCGACGACGCCAAGGAGTTCTTGGCGGGTTATATCCTCGAGAAGTCGCTGTCCGTGGACAATGTCTTCGTTTTCGCGGTGATCTTCTCCTTCTTCAAGGTGCCGCGGGAGTACCAGCACAAGGTGCTCTTCTGGGGCATCTTCGGCGCCCTCGCCCTGCGCGCCGTGATGATCGCCGGCGGTGCCGCCCTGATCACGAATTTCGCCTGGATCATCTACATTTTCGCCGCCCTGCTGGTCTTCACCGGCTTCAAGATGTTCTTCCACGACGAGAACTCGGTGGACCCGGGCAAGAGCATCGCCATCCGCCTTCTAAAGAAGGTGATGCCGATCACCCCCGGCTACGAGGGCAGCAAGTTCCTCGTGAAGAAAGACGGCCGCTGGTTCGCCACCCCGCTCTTTGCCGTGCTGCTTTGTGTGGAAGTCACCGACGTGATCTTCGCCGTCGATTCCATCCCCGCGATCTTCGCGATTACGACCGACACCTTCATCGTCTACACCTCTAACGTCTTCGCGATCCTGGGCCTTCGTTCGCTCTACTTTGCCATCGCCGGAATCCTGCCCTACTTCCATTTCCTCAAGTATGGCCTGGGCGTGATCCTGATCTTCGTCGGCGTGAAGATGTCCTTGGCGCACAGCCAGTGGAAGATCGATACGAACATCTCGCTCGGCGTGATTGCCGGTGTTCTCGCGATCTCCGTGATCGCCTCGATCATCCATCGCAAGCGCCACCCGCTGCCCGAGAACACCTTGGAATCCGGAAACGAATAA
- a CDS encoding hemolysin family protein — MTVLLEIALIFVLLFCNGLFAMTEIAIVSSRRGVLQARAEAGSKGAEKAILLADAPDRFLSTVQIGITLVGICAGAFGGARLSDRLADVLDPIPYIGAWSGGIAWVVVLGMITYLQLVVGELVPKRLAMKHPESIASGMAGFMSKIASWTSPAVSLLAWSTSGILRLFGVKDSEESKLSREELTVLIREGMVAGGVQHSESRMMEGVLEFESLDVYDIMIPRPKMVWIDRDEKHAEVWPRIVKSTQGFFPVYQGQRDNLVGVISVKDCYAQLAAGIEVRFANLMQPPLLVPEVQKASLLLEDFRRTGHHAAFVVDEFGGVIGMVTLIDLMEAIVGDVPSKEERLSMPIKQRKDGSWLIDGLFEIEKLENFLKGFVIPEGAGDEYQTIAGWFSQRLARVPTEGDIIEESNWRFEIVDMDGIRVDKVLAMRIPKSAKTPAAV; from the coding sequence ATGACCGTCCTACTTGAGATCGCGCTGATCTTCGTCCTGCTCTTCTGCAACGGGCTCTTCGCGATGACCGAAATCGCCATCGTTTCCTCGCGCCGGGGGGTGCTCCAGGCTCGGGCTGAAGCAGGAAGCAAGGGCGCGGAGAAGGCGATCTTGCTGGCCGACGCGCCGGACCGCTTCCTCTCCACCGTTCAGATCGGGATCACCCTCGTCGGCATCTGCGCCGGTGCCTTCGGCGGCGCCCGGCTCTCCGATCGCCTTGCCGATGTGCTTGATCCGATTCCTTACATCGGCGCATGGTCGGGCGGCATCGCTTGGGTGGTCGTCCTCGGCATGATCACCTACCTCCAGCTCGTCGTCGGTGAGCTGGTGCCGAAGCGTCTCGCGATGAAGCACCCGGAGTCGATCGCCTCCGGCATGGCCGGCTTCATGTCGAAGATCGCCTCCTGGACCAGCCCCGCCGTTTCTCTCCTGGCGTGGTCCACCAGCGGCATCCTCCGCCTCTTCGGTGTGAAGGACAGCGAGGAGTCCAAGCTCTCGCGCGAAGAACTCACCGTCCTGATCCGCGAGGGCATGGTCGCTGGCGGTGTCCAGCACTCCGAGTCTCGCATGATGGAAGGCGTCCTCGAGTTTGAATCGCTCGACGTCTACGACATCATGATCCCGCGCCCGAAGATGGTGTGGATCGATCGCGACGAGAAGCATGCCGAGGTCTGGCCGCGCATCGTGAAAAGCACCCAAGGCTTCTTCCCCGTCTATCAGGGCCAGCGCGACAACCTTGTCGGAGTCATCTCCGTGAAGGACTGCTACGCCCAGCTCGCCGCCGGCATCGAGGTCCGCTTCGCGAATCTCATGCAGCCGCCCCTGCTCGTCCCGGAGGTGCAGAAGGCCAGCCTCCTGTTAGAAGACTTCCGCCGCACCGGCCACCACGCCGCCTTCGTCGTCGATGAATTCGGCGGCGTGATCGGCATGGTCACCCTGATCGATCTCATGGAAGCCATCGTCGGTGACGTCCCCTCGAAGGAGGAGCGCCTCAGCATGCCGATCAAGCAACGCAAGGACGGCTCCTGGCTCATCGACGGTCTTTTCGAGATCGAGAAGCTTGAGAACTTCCTCAAGGGCTTCGTGATTCCGGAAGGCGCGGGCGACGAATATCAGACGATCGCCGGATGGTTCTCGCAGCGCCTTGCCCGTGTCCCCACCGAGGGCGACATCATCGAGGAAAGCAACTGGCGTTTCGAGATCGTGGATATGGATGGCATCCGGGTGGACAAGGTCCTCGCCATGCGCATCCCGAAATCCGCCAAGACCCCTGCCGCCGTCTAA
- a CDS encoding TatD family hydrolase: MKYIEPHAHMVSRTTDDYEKLALAGCEALCEPAFWAGFDRSSPAGFYDYYRQLTEYEPKRAAKYGIPHFCWLCINPKEAEDAGFAREVMSIIPEFLDKPTVLGIGEIGLNKNTKNELAIFHEHVQLALDRDLPILIHTPHLEDKLKGTRLILDALASFSKLDRGKVIIDHVEEHTVNLVLEQGYWAGMTLYPESKCTPNRAIDMLETCDSDRLWLNSACDWGVSDPLAVVKCGFEMKRRKKTAEEIERVLYENPKRFLSQSKNFKL, from the coding sequence ATGAAATATATCGAGCCCCATGCGCACATGGTCAGCCGCACGACGGACGACTATGAGAAGCTCGCCCTGGCCGGTTGCGAGGCGCTGTGTGAACCGGCGTTCTGGGCCGGCTTCGACCGTTCATCCCCCGCCGGATTCTACGACTACTATCGGCAGCTCACGGAGTATGAGCCGAAGCGGGCGGCGAAGTATGGCATCCCTCATTTCTGCTGGCTGTGCATCAACCCGAAGGAGGCGGAGGACGCGGGATTCGCGCGGGAGGTGATGTCAATCATCCCGGAGTTCCTGGACAAGCCCACGGTGCTGGGCATCGGCGAGATCGGCCTGAACAAGAACACGAAGAACGAACTGGCGATCTTCCACGAGCACGTGCAGCTCGCGCTGGACCGTGACCTGCCGATCTTGATCCACACCCCGCACCTGGAGGACAAGCTGAAGGGCACGCGGCTGATTCTCGACGCACTGGCGTCCTTCTCGAAGCTGGACCGCGGCAAGGTAATCATCGACCACGTGGAGGAACATACGGTGAACCTCGTACTTGAGCAGGGCTACTGGGCCGGGATGACCCTTTACCCGGAGAGCAAGTGCACGCCGAACCGGGCGATCGACATGCTGGAGACCTGCGACAGCGACCGACTGTGGCTGAACTCCGCCTGTGACTGGGGTGTATCCGATCCGCTGGCGGTGGTGAAGTGCGGCTTCGAGATGAAGCGCCGGAAGAAGACGGCGGAGGAAATCGAGAGGGTGCTCTACGAGAACCCCAAGCGTTTCCTCAGCCAGTCGAAGAACTTCAAGCTCTGA
- a CDS encoding sigma-70 family RNA polymerase sigma factor, which produces MDPAPNPASPEVSETFVRELTDHQTAMLAFIRALMPGSSAARDLLQEVNIILWQKREQFESGSSFKAWSFQVIRYHLMNHRRRLASRGWLIFDDELVEKISPALEADPGELEGRHQALNHCLQKLRPKDRELLQHRYSSGAPLNDYAKAINRSAGTLKATLFNLRAALRKCIERRFHEQGLPLQ; this is translated from the coding sequence ATGGACCCTGCCCCGAACCCGGCATCGCCCGAGGTTTCCGAGACCTTCGTGCGCGAGCTGACCGACCACCAGACGGCCATGCTCGCCTTCATCCGTGCCCTCATGCCCGGGTCCTCTGCCGCCCGCGACTTGCTTCAGGAGGTAAATATCATCCTCTGGCAGAAGCGGGAGCAGTTCGAATCCGGCAGCAGCTTCAAAGCCTGGTCGTTTCAAGTGATCCGCTACCACCTCATGAACCATCGCCGCCGCCTCGCTTCCAGAGGCTGGCTGATCTTCGACGACGAACTGGTGGAGAAGATCTCCCCCGCGCTTGAAGCGGATCCCGGCGAGCTCGAGGGCCGTCATCAGGCACTCAATCATTGCCTGCAGAAGCTGCGCCCGAAGGACCGCGAGCTACTCCAGCACCGCTACTCCAGCGGCGCGCCCCTCAACGATTACGCCAAGGCGATCAACCGCAGCGCCGGGACCCTCAAGGCGACCCTCTTCAATCTCCGTGCGGCGCTCCGCAAATGCATCGAGCGCCGCTTCCATGAACAAGGCCTCCCCCTTCAATGA